A single region of the Aurantiacibacter sp. MUD11 genome encodes:
- a CDS encoding acyl carrier protein, giving the protein MDRADVDTRIRSIIEPFNKKGVAIADDTTFAGDLEFDSLTVMDFVAAIEDEFDIIISMNQQAEIENYGQLVDAVHSQAAD; this is encoded by the coding sequence ATGGACCGCGCCGACGTCGACACCCGTATCCGCTCGATCATCGAGCCCTTCAACAAGAAGGGCGTAGCCATTGCCGATGACACGACCTTCGCCGGTGACCTGGAATTCGACAGCCTCACGGTGATGGATTTCGTCGCCGCAATCGAGGACGAATTCGACATCATCATTTCCATGAACCAGCAGGCCGAGATCGAGAATTACGGCCAGCTGGTCGATGCAGTACACAGCCAGGCAGCTGACTGA
- a CDS encoding MFS transporter codes for MAEEQEASAEQRVPGYSWYALGILVLVYLVNFVDRQILSILANDIKADLAIDDAQLGFLYGTAFAIFYALFGIPLGRLADNTHRLRLLSAGLALWSMMTMFSGLAKNFAQLTVARIGVGVGEASANPCAYSLISDWFPKRVRATALAIYSSGLFVGSGLSLLIGGAIVEQWNASFPVDPPFGLAGWQAAFIAVGLPGIALAIWLLSLREPVRGAIDGEPTSASGNAWREFAGQVARIVPPFTIIGAARRGSRGLVLNLCVAAGLALLAWVLSGMFGNLPQFAFVAVGFYAVFSWASSLHREDRATFRLTWGNAAFVAILLAYAADCYIGYTITYWAAPYAERTFDLGKSELGLLIGAPNALGGFLGVIGGGWLADRLLRRWPTGRLQVVFIALLLPVPLIGIGYTTGSVTIFLVCNFFAQMATASALGACAAASQALVKPSMRGTAAAIFLLGPTLIGLAFGPFIAGYVSEATGALANGVLACLVAVPPGVAALVWAIRNYKQAIERVSSAEG; via the coding sequence TTGGCTGAGGAACAGGAAGCCTCGGCCGAGCAGCGCGTTCCCGGCTATAGCTGGTATGCGCTGGGTATTCTCGTGCTGGTCTATCTGGTCAACTTCGTCGACCGGCAAATCCTTTCCATCCTGGCCAACGACATCAAGGCCGATCTGGCCATCGATGATGCGCAGCTGGGCTTCCTCTACGGTACAGCCTTTGCCATCTTCTACGCCCTTTTCGGAATTCCGTTGGGCCGGCTGGCGGACAATACGCATCGGCTGCGCCTGCTGAGCGCAGGGCTAGCGCTGTGGTCGATGATGACCATGTTCTCGGGACTGGCGAAGAACTTCGCCCAGCTGACCGTCGCCCGGATCGGCGTTGGCGTGGGCGAGGCATCGGCCAACCCCTGCGCCTATTCGCTGATCAGCGACTGGTTTCCCAAGCGGGTGCGGGCCACAGCCCTGGCGATCTATTCCTCCGGGCTGTTCGTGGGGAGCGGGCTCTCGCTGCTGATCGGCGGGGCAATCGTCGAGCAATGGAACGCCAGCTTTCCCGTCGACCCGCCGTTCGGCCTCGCCGGTTGGCAAGCTGCCTTCATCGCTGTGGGCCTGCCCGGCATCGCGCTTGCCATCTGGCTGCTGTCGTTGCGGGAACCGGTACGCGGTGCGATCGATGGGGAACCGACCTCGGCGAGCGGTAATGCCTGGCGCGAATTCGCCGGCCAGGTGGCTCGTATCGTTCCGCCTTTCACGATCATCGGAGCGGCGAGACGGGGATCGCGGGGGCTGGTGCTCAACCTCTGCGTTGCCGCAGGCCTCGCGCTTCTCGCCTGGGTTCTTTCGGGCATGTTCGGCAACCTGCCGCAATTCGCCTTCGTCGCGGTCGGCTTCTATGCGGTATTCAGCTGGGCATCGTCGCTGCATCGGGAAGATCGCGCCACCTTCAGGCTTACCTGGGGCAACGCCGCCTTCGTCGCGATCCTGCTGGCCTATGCTGCAGACTGCTATATCGGATACACCATCACCTACTGGGCCGCACCCTATGCGGAGCGCACCTTTGATCTCGGCAAGTCCGAACTGGGCCTGCTCATTGGCGCGCCCAATGCCCTGGGGGGCTTTCTGGGGGTAATTGGCGGAGGCTGGCTGGCGGACAGGCTCTTGCGACGCTGGCCTACAGGGCGCCTGCAAGTCGTCTTCATCGCCCTGCTCTTGCCGGTACCCCTGATCGGGATCGGCTACACCACCGGCAGTGTGACGATATTCCTCGTCTGCAATTTCTTCGCCCAGATGGCGACGGCCTCGGCCCTCGGCGCCTGCGCCGCTGCCAGCCAGGCCCTGGTCAAGCCATCGATGCGCGGCACCGCTGCTGCAATCTTCTTGCTGGGACCGACCCTGATCGGCCTCGCCTTCGGTCCGTTCATCGCCGGATATGTTTCCGAAGCAACGGGAGCACTGGCAAACGGCGTGCTCGCATGCCTGGTCGCTGTGCCGCCCGGAGTGGCGGCACTGGTCTGGGCGATACGAAACTACAAGCAGGCGATCGAACGCGTCAGCAGTGCCGAAGGGTGA
- a CDS encoding response regulator gives MTKRILVVEDNDLNRKLFCDVLQAGGFAVEPCADGNQAIERARAFIPNLVVMDIQLQDVSGIDLITTMKGDADLSKVPVLAVTAYAGKGDEERIRECGAEGYLSKPVSIGPFMAAVKGLVDRAAA, from the coding sequence ATGACGAAGCGTATCCTCGTTGTCGAGGACAACGATCTGAACAGGAAACTTTTCTGCGACGTGCTGCAAGCTGGCGGCTTCGCCGTGGAACCCTGCGCAGATGGCAACCAGGCCATCGAACGCGCCCGCGCCTTCATCCCCAACCTCGTAGTGATGGATATCCAGTTGCAGGACGTATCGGGGATCGACCTCATCACCACGATGAAGGGCGATGCCGACTTGTCCAAGGTGCCGGTGCTGGCGGTGACCGCCTATGCCGGCAAGGGTGACGAGGAACGCATCCGCGAATGCGGAGCGGAAGGCTACCTGTCGAAGCCGGTGAGCATCGGGCCGTTCATGGCCGCGGTGAAGGGCCTGGTGGATCGCGCCGCAGCCTGA
- a CDS encoding DUF3572 family protein has translation MLANDDRAQRFLDLTGLTPDGLRDALGDLSTHRAILDFLAAHEPDLLGAAEALGLAPEQLVAARQELSE, from the coding sequence GTGCTTGCCAATGACGACCGGGCGCAGCGCTTCCTCGACCTGACCGGGCTGACGCCGGACGGTCTGCGCGATGCCCTGGGCGACCTTTCGACGCACCGGGCCATCCTCGATTTCCTCGCTGCGCACGAACCGGATCTGCTGGGCGCTGCCGAGGCGCTGGGCCTCGCTCCGGAGCAACTGGTTGCCGCCCGACAGGAGCTGTCCGAATGA
- a CDS encoding superoxide dismutase family protein: MSMHKIAIFSTLMLATAGCATVYESAAEEVGVATIADRNGQAVGTARLYSLAGEVTISASFEGLPAGDHAVHLHTTGDCSAADFTSAGGHLNPGGNEHGTRNPRGAHLGDLPNATIAADGVGTLSAILRGTSSTIIPQIFDADGTAIVVHEGADDYRSDPAGAAGSRIACGVFSRL; encoded by the coding sequence ATGTCCATGCACAAGATTGCCATTTTCTCGACCCTGATGCTCGCCACCGCGGGATGCGCCACCGTCTACGAAAGCGCCGCCGAGGAAGTGGGCGTTGCGACAATCGCGGACAGGAATGGCCAGGCTGTCGGAACCGCCCGGCTCTATTCGCTTGCCGGTGAAGTGACCATTTCGGCTTCGTTCGAAGGCCTGCCGGCAGGTGATCATGCGGTCCACCTGCACACTACGGGCGACTGCAGCGCGGCGGACTTCACGTCTGCCGGTGGGCATCTCAATCCTGGCGGTAACGAACATGGAACGCGCAACCCACGCGGAGCGCACCTTGGCGACCTGCCCAATGCCACTATTGCAGCCGATGGCGTCGGCACGCTGAGTGCGATCCTGCGCGGAACCAGCAGCACGATCATTCCGCAGATCTTCGACGCCGACGGCACGGCAATCGTGGTACACGAAGGTGCTGACGATTATCGCTCGGATCCAGCCGGGGCTGCCGGCAGCCGGATCGCCTGCGGCGTGTTCAGCAGGCTGTAA
- the arsB gene encoding ACR3 family arsenite efflux transporter, with product MASFERYLSIWVALAIAAGVILGLVAPAVATALAGLEYASVNLVVAVLIWAMIYPMMVAVDFASIRGIGTKPKGLIITLVVNWLVKPFTMAALAVLFFDYLYSGIIPEGDAQQYIAGLILLGAAPCTAMVFVWSQLTKGDPAYTLVQVSVNDLIMIVAFAPIVALLLGVTDIVVPWDTLLLSVVLYVAFPLLAGWLTRRSLISRAAGDDHAVEAFTARLKPFSIVGLLATVVLLFAFQAETIVAQPVLIVLIAIPIVIQSYGIFAAAYAAAWAWRVPHSIAAPCALIGTSNFFELAVAVAIGLFGLTSGAALATVVGVLVEVPVMLSLVALANRSRGKFPA from the coding sequence ATGGCATCGTTCGAACGATATCTCTCGATCTGGGTAGCGCTGGCGATTGCCGCCGGGGTAATCCTAGGCCTTGTCGCGCCGGCTGTGGCCACCGCGCTTGCCGGGCTGGAATACGCCTCCGTAAACCTCGTGGTAGCCGTGCTCATCTGGGCAATGATCTACCCGATGATGGTGGCGGTGGATTTTGCCAGCATCCGAGGCATTGGTACCAAACCCAAGGGACTCATCATTACCCTGGTGGTGAACTGGCTGGTGAAGCCCTTCACTATGGCGGCGCTTGCGGTGCTGTTCTTCGACTACCTCTATTCCGGCATCATTCCGGAAGGTGACGCACAGCAGTATATCGCCGGGCTGATCCTGCTGGGCGCAGCCCCTTGTACGGCGATGGTGTTCGTCTGGTCCCAACTGACCAAGGGCGATCCGGCTTACACGCTGGTGCAGGTATCGGTGAACGACCTGATCATGATCGTCGCCTTCGCCCCCATCGTGGCCTTGCTGCTGGGCGTGACCGACATTGTCGTACCGTGGGATACGCTGCTGTTGTCGGTGGTGCTTTACGTTGCCTTCCCGCTGCTGGCCGGCTGGCTGACACGCCGCTCGCTCATCTCTCGCGCAGCGGGTGACGACCATGCAGTCGAGGCATTTACGGCCCGCCTGAAGCCGTTTTCCATCGTCGGGCTGCTGGCCACCGTCGTTTTGCTCTTCGCATTTCAGGCGGAGACCATCGTTGCGCAACCGGTACTGATCGTCCTGATCGCAATCCCCATTGTCATTCAGTCTTACGGCATCTTCGCCGCCGCATATGCCGCTGCCTGGGCATGGCGCGTGCCGCACAGCATTGCCGCACCCTGCGCGTTGATTGGCACGTCCAATTTCTTCGAACTGGCAGTGGCGGTCGCCATCGGCCTGTTTGGGCTGACCAGCGGTGCAGCACTGGCCACCGTGGTGGGCGTGCTGGTGGAAGTCCCAGTGATGCTGTCGCTGGTTGCGCTGGCCAACAGGTCGCGCGGGAAGTTCCCCGCCTAG
- a CDS encoding YqaA family protein — translation MLRGLYDWTMAKAAHPHAQWWLAFFAFIESSFFPIPPHPLLGLMCLAEPKKALRFALICTGFSVLGGLFGYVIGYFLYDLVGVWLIGALGLTEAFPQAACYLNERDWEVIVVAGATPVPFKLLTITAGFISMNLGTFIIASVAGRGFIFMTVGVLFRLFGAPIKAVIDKYLGTVTTIFVVLVIGGFIALTQLGHGEDGDTPEDRCAQVTSIDDI, via the coding sequence ATGCTTCGCGGACTATACGACTGGACGATGGCCAAGGCCGCGCATCCCCATGCGCAGTGGTGGCTGGCTTTCTTCGCCTTCATCGAATCGAGCTTCTTCCCCATTCCGCCGCATCCGCTGCTGGGGCTGATGTGCCTGGCAGAGCCGAAGAAGGCGCTGCGCTTCGCTCTGATCTGCACCGGCTTTTCCGTGCTGGGCGGTCTGTTCGGCTACGTGATCGGCTACTTTCTCTACGATCTCGTGGGCGTCTGGCTGATCGGCGCGCTGGGACTGACCGAGGCCTTCCCGCAGGCGGCCTGCTATCTGAACGAGCGCGACTGGGAAGTGATCGTGGTGGCGGGGGCCACGCCCGTGCCGTTCAAGCTGCTGACGATCACCGCCGGTTTCATCTCCATGAACCTCGGCACCTTCATCATCGCCAGCGTGGCCGGGCGCGGCTTCATCTTCATGACCGTGGGTGTGCTGTTCCGCCTGTTCGGTGCACCGATCAAGGCGGTGATCGACAAGTACCTGGGCACGGTCACGACGATCTTCGTCGTGCTGGTGATCGGCGGCTTCATCGCGCTGACGCAGCTTGGCCATGGCGAAGATGGCGATACGCCGGAAGACCGCTGCGCCCAGGTAACCTCGATCGACGACATCTGA
- a CDS encoding Pycsar system effector family protein, whose product MDDNSLIEEAEPAPPSTSDDYSANAVQLLRTVQVNSLLLSQMADQKASILMGATFLVFSIAVSRSLAGDMPWALGVLAVFAFLSALLAVLAVLPSVRKPDGGQKPNLMFFGHFAHRDEEEWMQEVLARLHEDEGVFRTMLHDIYQNGQVLQRRKYRYLGYAYRVFIVGLFFTLGAFVIEFGATY is encoded by the coding sequence ATGGACGATAACAGCTTGATTGAAGAGGCGGAACCCGCGCCTCCGTCAACGTCTGACGATTACAGCGCCAATGCCGTGCAATTGCTGCGCACGGTGCAGGTCAATTCACTGTTGCTGTCGCAGATGGCCGACCAGAAGGCCTCCATCCTGATGGGAGCGACCTTTCTGGTGTTCTCCATCGCGGTCAGCCGTTCGCTGGCCGGAGACATGCCGTGGGCGCTGGGCGTGCTGGCGGTGTTCGCCTTTCTCAGCGCCTTGCTGGCGGTGCTGGCCGTGCTCCCCTCGGTACGCAAGCCCGATGGCGGGCAGAAGCCGAACCTGATGTTCTTCGGCCATTTCGCCCATCGCGACGAAGAGGAATGGATGCAGGAAGTGCTGGCAAGGCTGCACGAGGACGAGGGCGTCTTTCGCACCATGCTGCACGACATCTACCAGAACGGGCAGGTGCTGCAGCGGCGCAAGTATCGCTACCTCGGCTATGCCTACCGGGTGTTCATCGTCGGCCTGTTCTTCACCCTGGGCGCCTTCGTGATCGAATTCGGCGCGACCTACTAG
- the spt gene encoding serine palmitoyltransferase has product MSEGISQPDQPVEREGESKDLFSKFDETIAIRENLLASGVEDPFSLVMEKVLSPTRAICNGRDTILLGTYNYMGMTFDPDVIAAGQQALADYGSGTTGSRVLNGTYQGHKECEDALREFYDMDHAMVFSTGYQANLGIISTIAGKGDYVVLDIDSHASIWDGCKMGDAEIVPFKHNDIEAMEKRLRRIPEGAGKLVVLEGVYSMLGDIAPLAEMVAVAKKYGAMVLVDEAHSMGFIGEHGRGVVEQAGVIDDVDFIIGTFSKSVGTVGGFCVSNHPKFEIMRLVCRPYVFTASLPPSVVATAATSIRKLMHGHSKRAHLWENSKRLHSGLREMGFQLGTEEPQSAIVAVIMPDLEKGAAMWSALLQEGLYVNLARPPATPANMTLLRCSLCAEHSDEEVGTILGMFGRAGKAVGII; this is encoded by the coding sequence ATGAGCGAAGGCATTTCCCAGCCGGACCAGCCGGTGGAGCGCGAGGGCGAGTCGAAGGACCTGTTCTCCAAGTTCGACGAAACCATCGCCATCCGCGAGAACCTGCTCGCCAGCGGCGTGGAGGATCCATTCTCGCTGGTGATGGAGAAGGTGCTCTCCCCCACCCGGGCGATCTGCAACGGGCGCGACACCATCCTGCTCGGCACCTACAACTACATGGGCATGACCTTCGACCCGGACGTGATCGCGGCAGGGCAACAGGCGCTGGCCGACTATGGTTCCGGCACGACCGGTAGCCGCGTGCTCAATGGCACGTACCAGGGCCACAAGGAGTGCGAGGACGCGCTGCGCGAGTTCTACGACATGGATCACGCCATGGTGTTCTCGACCGGCTACCAGGCCAACCTCGGGATCATCTCCACCATCGCCGGCAAGGGCGACTATGTCGTGCTCGACATCGACAGCCACGCCAGCATCTGGGACGGCTGCAAGATGGGCGATGCGGAAATCGTGCCCTTCAAGCACAACGATATCGAGGCGATGGAAAAGCGCCTGCGTCGTATCCCGGAAGGCGCTGGCAAACTGGTGGTGCTGGAAGGCGTCTATTCCATGCTGGGCGACATCGCCCCGCTGGCCGAGATGGTGGCCGTCGCGAAGAAGTACGGGGCCATGGTCCTGGTCGACGAAGCGCACTCCATGGGCTTCATCGGCGAACACGGCCGCGGCGTGGTGGAGCAAGCGGGCGTCATCGACGACGTCGACTTCATCATCGGCACGTTTTCGAAGAGCGTGGGTACGGTGGGTGGCTTCTGCGTCTCCAACCACCCCAAGTTCGAGATCATGCGCCTTGTGTGCCGCCCCTATGTGTTCACCGCCAGCCTGCCGCCCAGCGTGGTAGCCACGGCGGCGACCTCGATCCGCAAGCTGATGCACGGGCATAGCAAGCGCGCGCACCTGTGGGAGAACTCCAAGCGCCTGCACTCGGGCCTGCGCGAAATGGGTTTCCAACTCGGCACCGAGGAACCGCAGAGCGCCATCGTCGCGGTAATCATGCCCGACCTGGAGAAGGGTGCCGCCATGTGGAGTGCGCTGCTGCAGGAAGGCCTCTACGTTAACCTTGCCCGTCCGCCGGCAACGCCCGCGAACATGACGCTGCTGCGCTGTTCGCTCTGCGCCGAGCATTCGGACGAAGAGGTCGGCACGATCCTCGGCATGTTCGGACGTGCCGGGAAGGCCGTGGGGATCATCTAG
- a CDS encoding ArsR/SmtB family transcription factor, with amino-acid sequence MKQDEVIAALSALAQDSRLDVFRLLVEAGPDGLAAGEIARRLGLPNSSLSFHLAQLQQGGLIAQRRDGRSLIYSADFACMDALIGFLTANCCQGEECDATRPARLTETCK; translated from the coding sequence ATGAAGCAGGATGAAGTCATCGCCGCGCTCTCAGCGCTCGCGCAGGATTCGCGGCTCGATGTCTTTCGCCTGCTGGTCGAAGCCGGGCCCGATGGTCTGGCGGCGGGCGAGATCGCCCGGCGGCTCGGCCTGCCGAATTCCTCGCTCTCGTTCCACCTCGCACAACTGCAGCAAGGCGGGCTGATCGCACAGCGCCGCGACGGACGTTCCCTGATCTACAGTGCCGATTTTGCCTGCATGGACGCGTTGATCGGCTTCCTCACGGCCAATTGCTGCCAGGGCGAGGAGTGTGACGCAACCAGGCCCGCCCGCCTGACGGAGACCTGCAAGTAG
- a CDS encoding arsenate reductase ArsC — protein sequence MRNVLFLCTANSARSILAEAILRDAAPGRFQAYSAGSSPRGVPNPLAMQLLAAKGHDTSSLRSKSWDDFTGPGAGTMHAVITVCDNAKSESCPIWPGHPVQAHWGIPDPAGYADDGSHVDGELAGFETAYRRLTDRVLAMLKLDEDSLSDREWRDALIRIGKETEGAT from the coding sequence ATGCGCAACGTCCTGTTCCTGTGCACCGCCAATTCGGCGCGCTCGATCCTTGCCGAGGCAATCCTGCGTGATGCCGCACCGGGTCGCTTCCAGGCATATTCCGCGGGCAGTTCGCCACGCGGGGTGCCCAATCCGCTGGCGATGCAACTGCTGGCGGCGAAGGGGCACGACACGTCCTCTCTCCGCTCGAAGAGCTGGGACGACTTCACCGGGCCCGGCGCTGGCACGATGCACGCGGTGATTACCGTGTGCGACAATGCCAAGAGCGAAAGCTGCCCAATCTGGCCGGGCCATCCGGTGCAGGCGCATTGGGGCATCCCCGATCCCGCAGGCTACGCCGACGATGGCAGCCACGTGGATGGCGAGCTGGCAGGTTTCGAGACTGCCTATCGCCGCCTGACTGACCGCGTGCTGGCGATGCTCAAGCTGGATGAAGACAGCCTGTCGGATCGTGAATGGCGCGATGCGCTGATCCGGATCGGCAAGGAAACGGAAGGCGCCACCTGA